In one Spirosoma rigui genomic region, the following are encoded:
- a CDS encoding SDR family NAD(P)-dependent oxidoreductase, translating into MKPLARTILITGASTGIGYGAAKQFVQKDYTVFGSVRAPADADRLRAELGEKFVPLLFDVTDAEAVQAAAQQLTDQLAGSGLGGLINNAGIAIGGPLQHQPMDVIRQHFEVNVLGALQVTQAFLPLLGARNDHPVQPGRIQMISSVNGQVAIPFMGAYVGSKFALEGLSHSLRRELALYGVRVVIVGPGAVKTPIWGKGTAIDAYKPTAYYPAMQGFLKQVQAAEGRGFSIDYLGERIVQIHETPNPRVRYAIVPQKLIGWTVPRLLPARTLDWVLGRLTGLRKPVD; encoded by the coding sequence ATGAAACCCCTCGCCCGAACAATCCTCATCACCGGAGCCTCTACCGGCATCGGTTACGGGGCCGCCAAACAGTTTGTTCAGAAAGACTATACGGTCTTCGGCAGTGTTCGCGCCCCGGCCGATGCCGATCGGCTGCGGGCTGAACTGGGCGAGAAGTTCGTACCCCTGCTGTTCGACGTAACCGATGCGGAGGCTGTACAGGCGGCTGCACAACAGCTTACCGACCAGCTGGCGGGTAGCGGCCTGGGTGGCCTTATCAACAACGCCGGTATCGCCATTGGCGGGCCGCTGCAGCACCAGCCGATGGACGTTATTCGTCAGCACTTTGAGGTGAACGTATTGGGGGCGCTGCAGGTAACGCAGGCGTTTCTGCCGTTGTTGGGGGCGCGGAACGATCACCCCGTCCAGCCGGGCCGGATTCAGATGATCAGCTCGGTTAACGGGCAGGTAGCCATTCCATTTATGGGCGCCTATGTGGGGTCCAAGTTTGCGCTGGAGGGGCTGTCGCACAGCCTGCGCCGGGAGCTGGCGCTATACGGTGTCAGGGTAGTTATTGTGGGGCCGGGGGCGGTGAAGACGCCCATCTGGGGGAAAGGGACCGCCATTGACGCCTACAAGCCCACCGCCTACTACCCGGCTATGCAGGGGTTTCTGAAACAGGTGCAGGCGGCAGAGGGCCGGGGATTCTCCATCGACTACCTGGGCGAGCGGATCGTTCAGATTCACGAAACGCCCAACCCCCGCGTCCGGTACGCCATTGTGCCGCAGAAACTGATTGGTTGGACAGTACCCCGGCTGCTGCCCGCCCGAACGCTGGACTGGGTGCTGGGCCGCCTTACCGGCCTCCGAAAACCTGTTGACTGA
- a CDS encoding MBL fold metallo-hydrolase gives MLKPAFQKDEALLADIAQATQMPDALHIWWLGQSGFLVQYGGRHLLFDPYLSDSLSRKYAATDKPHVRISERVIDPAQLRGIDVVTSSHNHTDHLDAETLLPLLTANADLQFVIPEANRNFVADRLGIDPAWPLGMIAGQEATVGDFTIYGVPAAHNERERDERGFDKFMGFVVRIGRFSIYHSGDTLWYDGMVDTLRPFAVDVAFLPINGNKPERRVAGNLNPDEAARLGREIGAKLVVPHHYDLFAFNTADPADFVQACEYYGTPHRVMQLGERITLPVVRQDPGRG, from the coding sequence ATGCTCAAACCTGCTTTCCAAAAGGACGAGGCCCTGCTGGCCGATATTGCACAAGCCACCCAAATGCCCGACGCCCTCCACATCTGGTGGCTGGGGCAGAGTGGTTTTTTGGTGCAGTACGGCGGTCGGCACCTGCTGTTCGACCCGTACCTGTCCGACTCGCTGTCCCGTAAATATGCTGCTACCGACAAACCACATGTGCGGATATCGGAACGGGTCATCGATCCGGCTCAACTCCGTGGGATTGACGTTGTCACGTCGAGCCATAACCATACCGACCACCTTGATGCCGAAACGCTGTTACCCCTGCTGACGGCTAATGCTGATCTTCAATTCGTTATTCCCGAAGCCAACCGAAATTTCGTAGCCGACCGGCTGGGTATCGATCCGGCGTGGCCACTGGGCATGATCGCTGGACAGGAAGCTACCGTCGGCGACTTTACGATTTATGGCGTGCCGGCCGCCCACAACGAACGCGAGCGTGACGAACGGGGCTTCGACAAGTTCATGGGCTTTGTGGTCAGAATAGGTCGCTTTTCAATCTATCATTCCGGTGATACGCTCTGGTACGACGGTATGGTCGATACGTTACGTCCGTTTGCCGTTGATGTCGCGTTTTTGCCCATCAACGGGAATAAACCGGAACGGCGCGTAGCGGGTAATCTCAACCCGGACGAAGCCGCCCGGCTGGGTCGCGAGATCGGTGCGAAACTTGTTGTTCCGCACCACTACGATCTGTTTGCATTCAACACCGCCGACCCCGCCGATTTTGTCCAGGCCTGCGAATACTATGGCACGCCCCACCGCGTGATGCAGCTGGGTGAAAGGATAACCCTGCCAGTGGTCCGCCAAGACCCTGGTAGGGGTTAA
- a CDS encoding ABC transporter permease, giving the protein MIRNYFRTAWRNLVKNRFYSLINITGLTAGLAVGILILLWVQDELSFDRFHRNASAIYKLENRVGTGSSQQIWQSTVAPIAQLARQELPVVKDAVRLTFNGSYTVFTYNEKNFTEEQTVFADPTLFSVFDFPFVQGDQARPFPDDHAIVLTETTARRYFGDEDPLGKVLLANGKTAFTVRGVVRDFPRNSSITGDMFLPMSLFFHDMYADRSDGKSKDNDFTQFNFATYLLLQSGAPMAGLTDKLRQIHLRNKPDDTDLTYLLQPLPDVHLYRSDGTEGGMETVRMFVLIALLILVIACINYVNLSTARSMLRAKEVSMRKIVGATKKQLFTQFVVETTLLFTLAALLAVGLIYGLIPVYNRLSGKQLILDFTDHHLWEVIGMTIAGTLLASSVYPALLLSSFDPLKAMKGKVSSRITEAGFRKLLVVTQFAVSVILIAGTFIISDQLAYIRSKELGYDKSHVLSFSMRDMATHYDAVKASLLNQPGITGVTRASSNLVWLDNQTGDNAWDGKQPGETMMMRPMAIDKDFIPFFGMQLRQGNNFTGAVADSMHFILNETAVKAARISNPIGKRFRLWKTEGTIVGVVKDFHFASMKQKIEPAIFYYHPAGTGRIYVKTTGQDAALAITAAGRSWKQYNPNVPFSYSFLDETFNKLYESEQQTGFLFTLFATIAVLISCLGLFGLAAFTAQVRTREIGVRKVLGASVAGIVQLLARDFIRLVLMAIVIAVPIAWFAMSRWLQDFAYRIDIHWWVFALAGVFALVIAILTVSFQSIRAALMNPVRSLRSE; this is encoded by the coding sequence ATGATTCGGAATTATTTCAGAACCGCCTGGCGCAACCTGGTCAAGAACCGCTTTTATTCCCTAATTAATATCACGGGGCTAACGGCTGGTCTGGCGGTTGGTATCCTGATCTTGCTGTGGGTGCAGGATGAGTTGAGTTTCGACCGATTTCACCGGAACGCATCGGCTATCTACAAACTCGAAAACAGGGTAGGAACGGGTAGCAGCCAGCAGATCTGGCAATCGACCGTAGCGCCCATTGCTCAATTGGCCCGGCAGGAGCTGCCGGTGGTAAAAGACGCAGTTCGCCTGACGTTCAATGGGTCCTATACCGTATTCACCTACAACGAAAAAAACTTTACCGAAGAGCAAACGGTCTTCGCCGACCCCACGCTTTTTTCAGTTTTTGACTTCCCGTTCGTGCAGGGTGACCAGGCCCGCCCGTTTCCGGATGATCACGCTATCGTGCTGACCGAAACCACGGCCCGGCGGTATTTCGGCGACGAAGACCCACTTGGCAAAGTACTCCTCGCCAACGGAAAGACGGCGTTTACCGTGCGGGGCGTTGTCCGGGATTTCCCCCGAAATTCGAGCATCACCGGCGACATGTTCCTGCCTATGTCGCTGTTCTTTCACGACATGTATGCCGATCGGAGCGACGGCAAAAGCAAGGATAATGATTTTACGCAGTTCAATTTCGCTACTTACCTGCTTTTGCAGTCCGGTGCGCCAATGGCTGGTTTGACCGACAAACTGCGTCAGATTCACCTTCGGAACAAACCCGACGATACCGACCTGACGTATCTGTTGCAGCCCTTGCCCGACGTTCACCTCTACCGGTCGGATGGTACCGAAGGCGGCATGGAAACGGTTCGAATGTTTGTTCTTATTGCCCTGCTGATTCTGGTCATTGCCTGCATCAACTACGTGAACCTGTCAACGGCCCGCTCCATGCTGCGCGCCAAGGAGGTGAGTATGCGCAAGATTGTGGGGGCGACCAAAAAGCAGCTGTTCACGCAGTTCGTGGTCGAAACTACGCTGCTGTTTACGCTGGCGGCCCTGCTGGCCGTTGGGCTGATCTACGGGCTGATTCCGGTTTATAACCGGCTGTCGGGTAAACAGTTGATTCTTGATTTTACTGATCACCACCTGTGGGAAGTGATTGGGATGACCATTGCCGGGACGCTGCTGGCGTCGAGTGTTTATCCGGCGCTGCTGCTGTCGTCATTCGACCCGCTCAAAGCGATGAAGGGTAAAGTGTCATCGCGGATCACCGAGGCCGGTTTTCGTAAATTACTGGTGGTAACCCAGTTCGCGGTGTCGGTCATTCTCATCGCCGGTACCTTCATCATCAGCGACCAACTGGCCTATATCCGATCGAAGGAACTGGGGTATGACAAAAGCCACGTACTCTCTTTTTCCATGCGGGACATGGCAACCCACTACGATGCCGTAAAAGCCAGCCTGCTCAATCAGCCGGGCATAACGGGCGTTACCCGGGCGAGCTCCAACCTTGTCTGGCTGGACAATCAGACGGGCGACAACGCCTGGGACGGTAAGCAGCCCGGCGAAACGATGATGATGCGTCCAATGGCAATCGACAAGGACTTCATCCCCTTCTTTGGTATGCAGCTCAGACAGGGAAACAATTTCACCGGTGCCGTAGCCGATTCGATGCACTTTATCCTCAATGAAACCGCCGTAAAAGCCGCCCGCATCAGCAACCCTATCGGTAAACGGTTTAGGCTCTGGAAAACCGAAGGAACCATCGTGGGCGTTGTGAAAGACTTCCACTTTGCGTCGATGAAACAAAAAATTGAGCCCGCTATCTTCTACTACCATCCGGCCGGTACGGGGCGGATCTACGTCAAAACAACGGGTCAGGATGCCGCGCTGGCTATTACGGCCGCCGGGCGTTCCTGGAAACAGTACAACCCAAACGTTCCCTTCAGCTATAGCTTTCTGGACGAGACGTTCAACAAGCTGTATGAGTCGGAGCAGCAAACGGGATTTCTGTTCACCCTGTTTGCCACCATCGCCGTTCTGATCTCCTGTTTAGGGCTGTTCGGGCTGGCTGCGTTTACGGCGCAGGTCCGCACCCGGGAAATCGGCGTCCGGAAAGTGCTGGGGGCCAGCGTAGCAGGCATCGTACAACTGCTGGCCAGAGATTTTATCCGGCTGGTGCTCATGGCCATCGTTATCGCCGTTCCCATCGCCTGGTTTGCCATGAGCCGGTGGTTGCAGGATTTTGCCTACCGGATCGACATACACTGGTGGGTATTCGCGCTGGCCGGTGTCTTCGCCTTGGTCATTGCTATCCTGACGGTGAGCTTCCAGAGCATCCGGGCCGCGCTGATGAACCCCGTGCGGTCGCTGCGGAGTGAATAA